From one Bacteroides eggerthii genomic stretch:
- a CDS encoding toprim domain-containing protein: MNIQEAKNIRLVDFLAGFGYEPVIQRGNSVWYKSPFRTEKEASFKVDLHKELWYDFGLGKGGDIITLAKEIYRTQDIGYVLQCIGDKRAVLKPVTVSCPFEKAYLAFQDLKIIPLANRILLTYLKERCIDLETARKICREAHFKRNGKNYFAIAFPNISGGYEIRNRYFKACIAPKDISRIISTPESRICYIFEGFMDFLSFRPAFPSLEEGDYIVLNSVSNLQKAFSFLSQYDGIRCCLDNDTAGKNAVQALKDKYGIRICDFSHEYSGYKDLNEYLCRKNNLLHI, from the coding sequence ATGAACATACAAGAAGCAAAGAACATCAGACTTGTTGATTTTTTAGCCGGATTCGGATACGAACCGGTAATACAGCGTGGGAACAGCGTATGGTACAAATCGCCCTTCAGGACGGAAAAGGAGGCCTCTTTCAAGGTTGACCTCCATAAGGAATTGTGGTATGATTTCGGTCTGGGGAAGGGAGGGGACATTATAACGTTGGCCAAGGAGATTTATCGGACACAAGATATAGGTTATGTACTACAGTGTATTGGGGATAAAAGAGCCGTACTGAAACCGGTTACTGTTTCCTGTCCGTTTGAAAAGGCATATCTCGCCTTTCAAGATCTGAAAATCATTCCTCTTGCCAACCGGATACTGCTTACTTATCTGAAGGAACGGTGCATCGATCTGGAAACTGCCCGAAAAATATGCAGGGAAGCTCATTTTAAACGGAATGGGAAGAATTATTTTGCCATCGCTTTCCCTAATATTTCCGGAGGGTACGAAATCAGGAACAGGTATTTCAAGGCTTGTATTGCTCCCAAGGACATCAGTCGCATCATTAGCACGCCGGAAAGCAGGATTTGCTATATTTTTGAGGGGTTTATGGATTTTCTGTCTTTCAGACCGGCTTTTCCATCTTTGGAAGAGGGGGATTATATAGTGTTGAATTCTGTCAGTAACTTACAGAAGGCTTTTTCTTTCCTTTCACAATATGACGGCATCCGTTGCTGTCTGGATAATGATACCGCCGGGAAAAATGCGGTGCAGGCATTAAAGGACAAATACGGAATCCGTATATGCGATTTTTCGCATGAATATTCCGGATATAAGGATCTGAATGAATATTTGTGCAGGAAGAACAATCTGCTCCATATCTAA